A region from the Ichthyobacterium seriolicida genome encodes:
- the frr gene encoding ribosome recycling factor, with protein sequence MIEEVQLILDSTEEQMMSSISHLDKELLKIRAGKASPAMLNGVEVDYYGTMTPISQVSNINTPDGKTISVQPWEKNMLEHIERAIINSNLGFSPMNNGELIIINIPPLTEERRLNLVKQTKSEGEESKISIRNARKEANNQIKQMQVDGLSEDIAKDYEAKVQILTDKYTEISNDRLEKKREEIMTI encoded by the coding sequence ATGATTGAAGAAGTACAGTTAATATTAGATTCGACTGAGGAGCAGATGATGAGTTCCATATCTCATCTAGACAAAGAATTGTTAAAAATACGTGCGGGGAAGGCTAGTCCTGCTATGTTAAATGGAGTAGAGGTCGATTATTACGGCACTATGACACCCATATCACAGGTTTCTAATATAAACACTCCTGATGGGAAGACTATAAGTGTGCAGCCGTGGGAAAAAAATATGTTGGAACATATAGAACGAGCTATTATAAATTCAAATTTAGGTTTTAGTCCTATGAATAATGGTGAGTTGATAATTATAAATATACCACCGTTAACAGAAGAGAGACGTTTAAATTTGGTAAAACAGACTAAATCTGAGGGAGAGGAATCTAAAATAAGTATTAGAAATGCGAGAAAGGAAGCTAATAATCAGATAAAACAAATGCAAGTGGATGGTTTATCAGAGGATATTGCAAAAGATTATGAAGCTAAAGTACAGATCTTGACAGATAAGTATACAGAAATTTCTAATGATAGGTTGGAGAAAAAGAGGGAAGAAATCATGACCATATAG
- the pyrH gene encoding UMP kinase produces the protein MKFKRILIKLSGESLMGKQKYGISSEVLEKYSLDIKSVLDKNVSVAVVMGGGNIFRGVMGDDAKIDRVQADYMGMLATVINSLALQSSLENLGVKTRVQTAIEMNRIAESFIKRRAVRHLEKGRVVIFAAGTGNPYFTTDTAAILRAIEINADVILKGTRVDGIYTSDPEKNADATKIESISFEEAITKNFRIMDMTAFTLSKENKLPIIIFDMNKKGNLLKVVEGGNIGTIVR, from the coding sequence ATGAAGTTTAAGCGCATTCTTATCAAGCTCAGCGGAGAGTCATTAATGGGCAAGCAAAAGTATGGTATATCTAGTGAGGTGTTAGAAAAATACTCTTTAGATATCAAAAGCGTTTTGGATAAAAATGTCAGCGTTGCAGTAGTTATGGGAGGGGGGAATATATTCAGAGGTGTGATGGGAGATGACGCTAAAATAGATAGAGTGCAGGCAGATTATATGGGCATGTTAGCTACAGTCATAAATAGTTTAGCCTTGCAGAGTTCTTTGGAGAATCTAGGTGTAAAAACGCGAGTTCAGACAGCTATTGAAATGAATAGAATAGCAGAGTCTTTTATAAAGCGTAGAGCTGTGAGGCATTTGGAAAAGGGAAGAGTAGTAATATTTGCAGCTGGCACAGGGAATCCTTATTTCACAACGGATACGGCAGCCATATTAAGAGCTATAGAGATAAATGCAGATGTTATATTAAAGGGGACTAGGGTAGATGGAATATATACTTCAGATCCAGAGAAAAATGCAGATGCCACTAAGATAGAGTCTATATCATTTGAGGAGGCTATAACGAAAAATTTTAGGATAATGGATATGACAGCTTTTACTTTGAGCAAGGAGAATAAATTACCAATTATAATTTTCGACATGAATAAAAAGGGTAATCTCTTAAAAGTTGTGGAGGGGGGTAATATAGGTACAATAGTAAGATAA
- a CDS encoding DUF3822 family protein, producing MSLTLKTKNRDKSLDTLRGNLGLSIQLKSGGLCFCIYNHLIHRMLAVYEYTSTGTLQVSDVNEIFEQNDLFKNTFVKVTAGFSNLNFTLVPSELYNEKQIHEYASINFGFSDTEVLVSQTLKNLNAVAIYTIPQKIKTLLGKRWSDISWTHPSSSFIETLFRDNRIDGVFVYLEEDSMCISVIGDGKLKLYNSFEYKSAEEFIYYVLLVYEQAGINLDIVVLTLYGNISKTNENYEYLYKYVRNISFGQKNTNFTYSFELDSIPEHYFSILFNQHLCL from the coding sequence ATGAGTCTGACTTTAAAAACAAAAAACAGGGATAAGTCTTTAGATACTTTAAGAGGTAACTTAGGCTTATCTATACAGTTAAAATCTGGAGGGCTTTGTTTTTGCATATATAATCATTTGATACACAGGATGTTAGCTGTATATGAGTACACGAGTACTGGCACTTTACAAGTCAGTGATGTGAATGAAATATTTGAGCAAAATGATTTGTTTAAAAACACTTTTGTTAAAGTAACGGCTGGTTTTAGCAATTTGAATTTCACTTTGGTTCCCTCTGAGTTGTATAATGAAAAACAAATCCATGAATACGCTAGTATAAATTTTGGTTTTTCCGATACAGAAGTTTTAGTTTCCCAAACTTTGAAGAATTTAAATGCTGTTGCTATTTACACTATCCCTCAAAAAATAAAAACTCTTTTAGGTAAAAGGTGGAGTGATATTAGTTGGACGCATCCATCCTCCTCTTTTATTGAAACTCTATTTAGAGATAATAGAATCGATGGAGTCTTCGTGTATTTGGAAGAAGATAGTATGTGTATTTCTGTAATTGGAGATGGAAAATTAAAGCTGTATAATTCATTTGAATATAAAAGTGCAGAGGAGTTTATTTATTATGTATTGTTAGTATATGAACAAGCTGGCATTAATCTTGATATAGTTGTTCTAACACTGTATGGAAATATTTCTAAAACCAATGAGAATTATGAATACTTATATAAATACGTGCGGAATATTTCTTTTGGACAGAAGAATACTAATTTCACTTATAGTTTTGAGTTAGATAGTATTCCAGAGCACTATTTTTCAATTTTATTCAATCAGCACTTGTGCTTATAA
- a CDS encoding dihydrolipoamide acetyltransferase family protein, whose translation MTEIVTMPRLSDTMTEGVVSRWYKKIGDKVSEGDILADIETDKATMEFESFQEGTLLYIGIKEGESAKVDSLLAILGEEGTDISSIVEKYKTESTDSNKTDKSDSDSVKTESTDEKKSAEKNEEKSAVDVRGINTRDDGRLRISPIAKKMAMDKGMDITKITGTGDFGRIIKRDIDNFKGESAIDTGSASHNQEAFTETDISPMRKVIANRLSESKFTAPHYYLTVEIDMGNAITARKSINESVETKVSFNDIIVKAASMALAKHPEVNTNMVGTDKIRYNKHINIGVAIAIDGGLLVPVVRYANTKSISQISHEIKDLSKRARDKKLLPADWEGSTFTISNLGMLGIESFTSIINQPDSAIMSVGAIIQKPVVKNGQVTVGNTMKITLACDHRTIDGMVGALFLQTFKKMLENPINMLA comes from the coding sequence ATGACAGAAATAGTAACTATGCCTCGTTTAAGCGACACTATGACTGAGGGTGTTGTGTCTAGGTGGTATAAAAAAATAGGGGATAAAGTATCTGAAGGAGATATACTAGCCGATATAGAGACAGACAAGGCTACTATGGAGTTCGAATCTTTCCAAGAGGGAACCCTTCTATATATAGGTATTAAAGAAGGTGAATCTGCGAAAGTAGATAGTCTATTGGCTATTCTTGGAGAAGAAGGAACCGATATTTCTTCTATAGTAGAGAAATATAAAACTGAGTCTACCGACAGTAATAAGACTGATAAATCTGATTCAGATTCAGTCAAAACAGAATCTACAGATGAGAAGAAAAGTGCAGAAAAAAATGAAGAAAAAAGTGCTGTAGATGTCAGAGGTATTAATACTAGAGATGATGGTAGATTAAGAATATCTCCTATAGCTAAAAAGATGGCTATGGACAAGGGGATGGATATAACTAAGATAACTGGAACAGGAGATTTTGGCAGAATTATCAAAAGAGATATCGATAATTTCAAGGGAGAAAGTGCTATTGATACAGGTTCAGCCTCTCATAATCAAGAGGCTTTTACTGAGACAGATATTTCTCCAATGCGTAAAGTCATAGCTAATAGGTTATCAGAATCTAAATTTACAGCTCCTCATTATTATCTCACAGTAGAGATAGATATGGGTAATGCTATTACAGCTAGAAAATCTATAAACGAGTCAGTTGAAACTAAGGTTTCCTTTAACGATATAATTGTCAAGGCAGCATCTATGGCCTTGGCCAAACATCCAGAGGTTAATACCAATATGGTAGGGACAGACAAAATACGATATAATAAACATATCAATATAGGTGTAGCAATAGCAATAGATGGAGGGCTGTTAGTTCCAGTTGTTAGATACGCCAATACTAAATCTATATCTCAGATATCTCATGAGATAAAAGATCTCTCTAAGAGGGCTAGGGATAAAAAATTATTGCCTGCTGATTGGGAAGGTAGCACTTTCACCATATCTAATTTAGGAATGTTGGGAATAGAGAGTTTTACTTCTATTATAAATCAGCCTGATTCAGCAATTATGTCTGTGGGGGCCATAATACAAAAGCCAGTAGTGAAAAATGGACAGGTAACTGTAGGAAATACAATGAAAATAACTTTAGCTTGTGACCATAGGACTATTGACGGAATGGTTGGAGCTCTGTTTTTACAGACATTTAAAAAGATGTTAGAAAACCCTATAAACATGTTAGCTTAG
- the pdhA gene encoding pyruvate dehydrogenase (acetyl-transferring) E1 component subunit alpha: MDKITKETYLKWYENMLLWRKFEDKCSALYIQQKIRGFLHLYNGQEAVLAGSLHAIDLTKDKMISAYRNHVHPIGMGVDPRMVMAELFGKETGTSKGQGGSMHIFSKEYRFYGGHGIVGGQIPLGAGLAFADKYFNREAVTLTYMGDGAVRQGTFHETLNMAMNWKLPVVFIIENNQYAMGTSVSRTANHVDLYKLGLGYEMPSQQADGMNPVKVAEVIFKAVDRARKGQGPSLIEAKTYRYKGHSMSDAQHYRTKEELIEYQKIDPINQVLEVIKTKKYASDKDIESIQEKVKGIVSECVDFAEKSNFPDSSKLYDYVYEQKDYPFLT, from the coding sequence ATGGATAAAATAACGAAAGAGACCTATTTAAAATGGTATGAGAATATGCTTTTATGGCGTAAGTTCGAAGATAAGTGTTCTGCGCTGTACATTCAGCAGAAAATAAGAGGTTTTTTACATCTATACAATGGGCAAGAAGCTGTGTTAGCAGGTTCGCTACACGCTATAGATCTGACCAAAGATAAGATGATTAGTGCATATAGGAATCATGTTCATCCTATTGGGATGGGAGTAGATCCTCGTATGGTTATGGCAGAGCTCTTCGGTAAGGAGACTGGAACTTCCAAGGGACAAGGTGGCTCTATGCATATTTTTTCTAAAGAGTACAGATTTTATGGAGGTCATGGAATAGTAGGAGGGCAAATACCTCTAGGGGCTGGTTTAGCTTTTGCCGATAAATATTTTAATAGAGAGGCTGTGACTCTGACTTATATGGGAGATGGAGCTGTAAGGCAAGGGACTTTTCACGAAACTTTGAACATGGCTATGAATTGGAAATTGCCAGTTGTTTTTATAATAGAAAACAATCAATACGCCATGGGGACTTCGGTTTCTAGAACTGCTAATCATGTAGATTTATATAAATTAGGATTGGGTTATGAGATGCCTTCCCAACAGGCAGATGGGATGAATCCTGTTAAAGTAGCTGAAGTTATTTTTAAAGCTGTAGATAGGGCTAGAAAAGGACAGGGGCCTAGTCTGATAGAGGCTAAAACTTATCGTTATAAGGGTCACTCTATGTCAGATGCTCAACATTATAGGACAAAGGAAGAATTGATTGAGTATCAAAAGATAGATCCTATTAATCAGGTCTTGGAAGTTATAAAGACAAAAAAATACGCGTCTGATAAGGATATAGAAAGCATACAAGAAAAAGTAAAAGGTATTGTATCGGAATGTGTGGACTTTGCTGAAAAGTCTAATTTTCCAGATTCGTCTAAGCTCTACGATTACGTATACGAACAAAAGGATTATCCCTTTTTAACTTAA
- the murB gene encoding UDP-N-acetylmuramate dehydrogenase, with protein sequence MTVKSMILENISLKKYNTFGVDITAKCFLEIKCEEQLREVLLQNDKPKFVLGGGSNILFTKNLDRLVLRISNKGKKILKEDRDSILVKVESGEIWSDFVVWCINNDLGGLENLSSIPGNVGSAPIQNIGAYGVEVKNYIENLEAIEIATGKKKVFSNTECEFGYRDSIFKQRAKNNYVIISVTFKLTKKSHTIKSSYGDIKCELQNKKIENPSIKDISEIVTAIRKRKLPDPLKIGNGGSFFKNATIPKSHFNHLKESYPKIPNYPDDNNNLVKISSAWLIEQCGFKGHRIGDAGVSCNQALILVNYGNASGGEILSLANDIRQSVQTKFNINLETEVNIIT encoded by the coding sequence ATTACGGTTAAAAGTATGATATTAGAAAACATCTCTCTAAAAAAATATAATACATTCGGCGTAGATATCACAGCCAAATGCTTCTTAGAAATAAAATGTGAAGAGCAATTGAGAGAAGTATTATTACAAAATGACAAACCAAAATTCGTTTTAGGAGGAGGAAGTAATATTTTATTCACAAAAAATCTAGATAGGCTAGTATTACGTATTTCTAATAAGGGTAAAAAAATTTTAAAAGAAGATAGAGATAGCATTTTAGTAAAAGTAGAATCTGGAGAAATATGGAGTGACTTTGTCGTTTGGTGTATCAATAACGACCTTGGAGGTTTGGAAAATTTGTCATCGATTCCAGGGAATGTAGGTTCTGCACCTATACAGAACATAGGAGCTTACGGTGTAGAAGTAAAAAATTATATAGAGAATTTAGAAGCTATAGAGATCGCTACTGGCAAAAAAAAGGTTTTCTCCAACACAGAATGTGAGTTCGGCTATAGAGATTCTATCTTCAAACAAAGAGCTAAAAACAATTACGTCATAATATCGGTAACCTTCAAGTTGACAAAAAAATCACATACTATAAAATCCTCTTATGGAGATATAAAATGTGAATTACAAAATAAAAAAATTGAAAATCCATCTATAAAAGACATCAGTGAGATAGTCACAGCCATTAGGAAAAGAAAACTTCCTGACCCTTTAAAAATAGGTAATGGAGGCAGCTTTTTTAAAAATGCTACTATACCCAAATCACATTTTAACCATCTAAAGGAATCTTATCCCAAAATCCCTAATTACCCCGACGATAATAATAATCTAGTAAAGATATCTTCAGCTTGGCTAATAGAACAATGTGGGTTTAAAGGTCACAGAATTGGAGATGCAGGTGTCTCTTGTAATCAAGCACTTATCTTGGTCAACTACGGGAATGCCTCTGGCGGTGAAATCCTATCCCTAGCTAATGATATAAGACAAAGTGTCCAAACCAAGTTTAATATCAATCTAGAAACAGAGGTGAATATAATAACTTAA
- a CDS encoding DNA-methyltransferase, translating into MKKNNKSNKHSKSSLYEYRIYEGINTDTLCDKCHEIENAIPDDVLNRLFCKSSEKMDEIPDSSIHIVITSPPYNVGKEYDNNLSLEEYLIFLKNVFNETYRVLVNGGRACINVANLGRKPYIPISDYISKIMIDIGFNMRGEIIWNKSLSTGPSSAWGSWMSASNPTLRDTHEYILIFSKGSYKRVVNDKNHKYSTIKREDFMDFTKSIWNMKSESAKRVGHPAPFPLELPKRLIELYSFANDVVLDPFIGSGTSALAALKLNRNYIGYDTKQEYISICENRISEYTKSILKH; encoded by the coding sequence GTGAAGAAAAACAATAAATCCAATAAACACAGTAAATCTAGTCTATATGAATACAGAATTTATGAAGGGATAAATACCGATACTCTCTGTGATAAATGCCATGAAATAGAAAATGCCATTCCCGATGATGTGCTAAACAGACTGTTTTGCAAATCTTCTGAAAAAATGGATGAAATACCTGATTCTTCCATTCACATTGTAATTACTTCGCCTCCTTATAACGTGGGGAAAGAATACGACAATAATCTCTCTCTAGAAGAATACCTGATTTTTTTGAAAAATGTCTTTAATGAGACTTACAGAGTTTTAGTAAATGGAGGCAGAGCCTGTATTAATGTTGCCAATCTGGGGAGAAAGCCATATATCCCCATATCAGATTATATATCTAAAATAATGATAGATATAGGCTTTAATATGAGAGGTGAAATTATATGGAATAAATCTCTTAGCACTGGGCCTTCTTCTGCTTGGGGCAGTTGGATGTCAGCTTCTAATCCCACTTTGAGAGACACACACGAATATATATTGATATTTTCCAAAGGCTCGTATAAAAGAGTTGTGAATGATAAAAATCACAAATACTCCACCATCAAAAGAGAAGACTTTATGGACTTTACCAAATCCATTTGGAATATGAAGTCAGAGAGCGCAAAGAGAGTAGGTCATCCCGCTCCCTTTCCACTAGAGCTCCCAAAAAGACTTATAGAATTGTATTCGTTTGCTAACGACGTAGTTTTAGATCCGTTTATAGGCAGTGGCACTTCAGCTCTGGCAGCTCTGAAATTAAACAGAAACTACATAGGGTACGACACCAAACAAGAGTATATAAGCATATGCGAAAATCGTATCTCAGAATACACAAAATCTATACTCAAACACTAG
- a CDS encoding ABC transporter ATP-binding protein — protein MILQTKKLTKKYGKSTVVDSLSISVPKGAIYGVLGPNGSGKTTTLGMILNVINPTSGTISLFSEKANDSNSRKKIGAILETPNFYPYMNAIQNLSLVAKIKDIIPEEIPRKIEDKLKLVTLYEERYKPFGKFSLGMKQRLSIASSLLNDPELLILDEPTNGLDPVGISDIRNIINTVSKNGTTVVIASHLLDEIQKVCTHLMIIKKGVEKFQGEMKEFSEGGNLEQKFLEIIS, from the coding sequence ATGATATTACAAACAAAAAAACTCACTAAAAAATACGGAAAATCTACCGTAGTAGACTCTTTATCTATATCTGTTCCTAAAGGGGCCATATATGGTGTTTTGGGGCCCAATGGAAGTGGAAAAACTACTACTTTAGGCATGATCTTAAATGTTATTAACCCGACTTCAGGAACTATAAGTTTATTTAGTGAAAAAGCTAATGATTCTAATTCTCGCAAGAAAATTGGGGCTATTTTAGAAACTCCTAATTTTTATCCTTATATGAATGCCATACAAAATTTGTCTTTGGTAGCGAAGATAAAAGATATCATTCCAGAGGAAATACCTAGGAAAATAGAGGATAAGTTAAAATTGGTAACGCTGTACGAAGAAAGATACAAACCCTTTGGAAAGTTCTCCCTTGGAATGAAGCAACGTTTGTCCATTGCTTCTTCTCTACTAAACGATCCTGAGTTACTCATCTTAGATGAGCCTACCAACGGATTAGATCCTGTTGGAATCTCTGATATCAGGAATATTATAAATACGGTGTCAAAAAATGGCACAACAGTGGTTATTGCAAGTCATCTTTTAGATGAAATACAAAAAGTGTGTACTCATCTTATGATTATTAAAAAAGGTGTGGAAAAATTTCAAGGGGAAATGAAGGAATTTTCTGAAGGAGGAAATTTAGAACAAAAGTTCTTGGAAATAATAAGTTAG
- a CDS encoding SusD/RagB family nutrient-binding outer membrane lipoprotein, producing MSRIILFSTFVFIIGCTKITDLNNNYRALSKTTSNSLYLRAQKSIVDNLVSTDVGLNVFRLWVQHWQQVESTDESNYNISKKDIAGEIFIDTYRKVLKNLDQAKEFLKTEDVSAEAKKVRTAILDINSVFAYSRLVETFGDIPYSEALDVKNLTPKYDDAKTVYKDLISKLDMAIKGIGSSTSGAYEHDNMYTTVSGWKKFAASLMLRMGMVLADVDQTYAKSIVVKAHGYGLFTSNTDNAYYKYRSTSPHQNLVYVGLVASKKNEYVMAKTLVDILKDFPNSSSNTTSDQDPRLSRLCTAVEGSSEYSGAEIGAKSQYNRYSHITDQFKVSDRAARVLDYSEVELLLAEACERNFLSGSAKDHYDKGVTASIVFFGGSEQEATTYLGKADAQYTTSGNTSSDWKQKIGTQLWIAMYNRGASAWLHWRRLDFPQLVAPAGNPHGMTAPPYRLTYPVSEQSLNGDSYKKASDAIGGDKLSVKLFWDKH from the coding sequence ATGAGTAGAATAATACTTTTTTCAACATTCGTCTTTATCATTGGGTGTACTAAGATAACAGACTTGAATAATAATTATAGAGCTCTCTCTAAGACTACATCTAATTCTCTGTATTTAAGGGCTCAAAAATCTATTGTAGATAATTTGGTTAGCACAGATGTGGGTCTGAATGTATTTAGATTATGGGTTCAGCATTGGCAGCAGGTGGAATCTACAGATGAGTCTAATTATAACATATCTAAAAAGGACATAGCTGGAGAGATATTTATAGATACTTATAGAAAGGTATTAAAGAATTTAGATCAAGCCAAAGAGTTTTTAAAAACTGAAGATGTTAGCGCTGAGGCAAAAAAAGTTAGAACGGCTATTTTGGATATAAATAGTGTTTTTGCTTATAGCAGGTTGGTAGAGACATTCGGTGATATTCCATATTCTGAGGCCTTAGATGTTAAAAATTTAACTCCTAAATACGACGACGCTAAAACGGTTTATAAAGACCTTATATCTAAGTTAGATATGGCTATTAAGGGCATAGGCAGTAGCACATCAGGAGCTTATGAACACGACAATATGTACACTACTGTTTCTGGATGGAAAAAATTTGCTGCATCGCTGATGCTTAGGATGGGTATGGTTTTGGCAGATGTAGATCAAACTTATGCTAAGAGTATAGTTGTAAAAGCACATGGGTATGGATTATTCACATCTAATACTGATAATGCTTATTACAAATACAGATCTACTTCTCCTCATCAGAATTTAGTATATGTAGGTTTGGTAGCTAGCAAGAAGAATGAGTATGTAATGGCTAAAACTCTTGTAGATATTTTAAAAGATTTCCCCAATAGTAGTAGTAATACCACCAGTGATCAGGATCCTAGACTTTCCAGGTTGTGCACAGCAGTTGAAGGTAGCAGTGAGTATTCTGGAGCAGAAATAGGAGCGAAGAGCCAGTACAACAGATATTCTCATATAACAGATCAGTTTAAAGTATCTGATAGAGCAGCTCGTGTCCTAGATTATAGCGAGGTGGAGTTGTTATTAGCTGAGGCATGTGAGAGAAATTTTTTATCTGGATCGGCAAAGGACCATTATGATAAAGGAGTTACCGCTTCAATAGTATTTTTTGGAGGGAGTGAACAAGAAGCCACAACCTATTTAGGAAAAGCAGATGCACAATATACTACTAGCGGCAATACTTCTTCTGATTGGAAACAAAAGATAGGCACTCAGCTTTGGATAGCAATGTACAATAGAGGCGCTTCTGCTTGGTTGCATTGGAGGAGATTAGATTTTCCTCAATTAGTAGCTCCAGCAGGAAATCCTCATGGTATGACAGCGCCTCCTTATAGGCTTACTTATCCAGTCTCAGAGCAATCTCTTAATGGAGATTCCTACAAAAAGGCAAGTGATGCCATAGGCGGAGACAAATTAAGTGTAAAGTTATTTTGGGATAAACATTAA